From the genome of Carassius auratus strain Wakin chromosome 26, ASM336829v1, whole genome shotgun sequence, one region includes:
- the LOC113044710 gene encoding cell surface A33 antigen-like — protein MAGTLGIFGICLLFAGVHMTSGMTVTIPNQVYKVARGDKAVIPCAFTPSTTITSITWTADPDNKDDPEINVAGYFSGGNKITIYKKYKGRANIVLDLVKGTANLELLSVTNTDTRDYECKVQDPEDEEGRLSDKANLMVLVAPSQPKCDIVGKTEYFENIQLKCLSEEGMPTPVYKWQSYSVHNVLRPLPPKATEQSGVLSLLNISMDTSGYYICTSTNEIKSAMCNVTLRVDPPSMNIASTGGIIGGVVGVALVVGIIICCCCYCRRRREKAEEFAMGKPEGEYTDEDYEGKEDDRDEHVKYEEERRLKSADRRDPPDDRSERSYDRRSDYTDRKDQYTDRRDDRSDRSEKYDRDDRRDRYNDGRERYDDRRERNDDRRDRYDARGDRYEDRRDRNDDRRDRYDDRYDSDRYSDRYDSRDRPTSVPPNKPKDPKY, from the exons ATGGCAGGAACACTGGGAATATTTGGCATCTGTCTGCTCTTTGCTG gGGTTCACATGACTTCAGGCATGACTGTAACCATCCCAAATCAAGTATATAAGGTTGCGAGGGGCGATAAAGCGGTGATTCCCTGTGCTTTCACACCGAGTACAACCATCACATCCATAACATGGACGGCAGATCCGGACAACAAGGATGATCCAGAG ATTAACGTCGCTGGTTACTTCTCTGGCGGGAATAAAATTacgatatacaaaaaatataaaggcCGGGCAAACATAGTGTTGGATCTGGTGAAAGGAACAGCCAACCTGGAGCTCCTGAGCGTCACCAACACAGACACACGGGACTATGAATGCAAAGTTCAGGATCCGGAAGATGAGGAAGGCCGTTTGTCTGACAAGGCCAATCTCATGGTCCTGG TGGCTCCATCACAACCCAAATGCGATATTGTTGGGAAGACAGAATACTTCGAGAACATCCAACTGAAATGTCTCTCCGAGGAGGGAATGCCGACACCAGTCTACAAATGGCAAAGCTACAGTGTCCATAACGTCCTTCGACCGCTGCCGCCCAAGGCCACTGAGC AAAGCGGGGTTTTGTCACTTTTAAATATTTCCATGGACACGTCTGGCTACTACATCTGCACGTCCACCAACGAAATCAAATCTGCGATGTGTAATGTGACCCTGCGCGTCGATCCAC CGTCCATGAACATCGCCTCCACGGGGGGGATCATCGGGGGTGTTGTGGGCGTGGCTCTTGTTGTGGGAATCAtcatctgctgctgctgctactgccGTCGCCGGAGGGAAAAGGCTGAGGAATTCGCAATGGG GAAGCCTGAAGGAGAGTACACAGATGAAGACTATGAAGGAAAAGAGGACGACCGCGACGAACACGTGAAGTACGAGGAAGAGCGTCGACTGAAAAGTGCAGACCGACGCGATCCACCTGATGACCGCAGCGAGAGGAGCTACGATCGCCGCAGTGACTACACCGATCGAAAGGATCAATACACCGACAGACGAGACGATCGCAGTGACCGCTCCGAGAAGTATGACAGAGACGACCGCCGCGACCGCTACAACGACGGCAGAGAACGCTACGATGATCGTAGAGAGCGTAACGATGATCGCAGAGACCGCTATGATGCCCGTGGCGACCGCTACGAAGACCGCAGAGACCGTAATGATGATCGGAGAGACCGCTATGATGACCGCTACGACAGCGACCGTTACTCCGACCGCTACGACAGTCGCGACAGACCGACCAGTGTTCCACCGAATAAACCCAAAGACCCGAAGTACTGA
- the LOC113044712 gene encoding immunoglobulin-like domain-containing receptor 2, which translates to MALRTERCRALSLLRCWISLLGFTAVSVCEAVQVSVRDERRFAMLFQSVVLPCHYTSVSTQTPVIQWWYKSYCRDRSRDAFRFPDTLAVHGSELGSSVHLDCGDSGRTVRIVASGQGSSITLAEHYKDRDISIINKADLRIGELQWGDSGVYYCKVVISDDLEGQNEAHVELLVLGQTGLADGLLPGFNLEIVPGMSFQTHQSLFSPHFLLSNTLIPV; encoded by the exons ATGGCTCTCAGGACAGAGCGGTGTAGAGCGCTGTCTCTCCTCCGATGCTGGATCTCGCTCTTGGGCTTCACAG CGGTGTCGGTGTGTGAGGCCGTGCAGGTCTCAGTCCGTGACGAGCGACGCTTTGCAATGCTCTTCCAGTCGGTGGTTCTGCCGTGTCATTACACCAGCGTCTCCACTCAGACTCCAGTCATCCAGTGGTGGTACAAGTCTTACTGCCGCGATCGAAGCCGTGATGCCTTCCGCTTCCCCGACACGCTGGCGGTCCACGGCTCCGAGCTCGGCTCCTCCGTTCATCTGGACTGCGGGGACAGCGGCCGGACGGTGCGCATCGTGGCTTCTGGACAGGGCTCGTCCATCACCCTCGCTGAACACTACAAGGACCGGGATATTTCCATCATCAACA AGGCAGACCTGCGCATCGGTGAGCTGCAGTGGGGTGACAGTGGTGTTTACTACTGTAAAGTGGTGATTTCGGATGATTTGGAGGGACAGAATGAAGCACATGTGGAGCTGCTGGTGTtgg gTCAGACAGGTTTGGCCGATGGTCTTCTGCCTGGGTTTAATCTGGAGATTGTTCCAGGTATGAGCTTTCAAACGCACCAGTCTTTGTTTTCTCCTCACTTCCTGCTCTCTAACACTTTAATTCCcgtgtga